CGCTGTTCTTCATGGGTGGCGCTATCGGCTCGTCGCTGGGCGGCTGGATGTTCGCCCACCACGGCTGGCACGGCGTGCTGCTGACCGGACTGGTGTTCCCGCTGGTCGGGCTGGCGGTATTCACCACCGAGCCGCGCAAGTAGCCAAGACCGTCGCCCGCGGCCTGCTGTCGTGGCAGCGTGCGCCGGCCCTGCCGCCGAGGCGCGCAAGCAGCGCCTCATTCCCTGCCGGGACAGGTTCTTGCTACGGCTTGAGGTTGATATATACGGGCGCATCGCGGTCGGTGGTCAACCAGCCATCGACCAGCTTCAATTCCGTCACCTGCATCGAACTGCGCTTGTTGTCCGGCACGCCCGGATGGACGAAATAGAACAGGTAGGCGCGGTCGTCGCTGATCACCACTTCCGGGTGATGGCCGCCGTTCTGGTCGTCGGCGCCCTTGCCCGGCTTGTCGAGCAAGCTGTGCGGCTGGCGGCTCCAGGTTTTCGCGTCGTCCGAGCGGTAGGCGCCCAGTCCTTCGTTGCCGAGCAAGTCGGTCAGCAGCCAGTACTTCCCTTTCCACAAGAACGGCAGCGGCGCCTCGCCCCGGTCGCGCGGCAGTTGCGCCGTGCCCTTGTCGGTCCAGCCATATAAATCCTTGCTGTCGGCGTAGTAAATCGACTTGCCGGTAGGCTCGTTGTTGTACCACATGCGCCAGGTGCCATCTTTCAGCCGCAGCACGCCGGCATCGATCACGCGGTCGCTCGAGAGCTTGAGCGTGCTTTCATATTTCCATTGCTTGAGATTGGCGCTGGTGAGGTGGACGATGGCGCGCGGATGCTTCCAGTCCTCGAACACACCGGGCACCACGGTCAGGTACATATGGTAGGTGTTCTCGTGCTTGAGCACGGCCGGCGCCCAGTAGGTGGCCGTGCCGCCAGTATTCGGAATCTCTTTCGGGAAATCGACGGTGCCGCGATAGGTCCAGGCGCGGCCGTCGAGCGACTCGGCCACGCCGATCGGCGTGCCATGCACCCAGCTCACGCTGGACAACCCCGGCACATTGGCGCGGCGGTTGGTATAAAACATTTTCCACTTTTTCTCGGCGTCGTCGTAGATGATGGACGGATCGGCCGCACCGTCAAACACGGGGTCGCGGAACAACGGTTTTGGCGCAGGAATCTGCATGCTGCCATCGGCGCCATAAGCGAGTTCCGTCATCAGGATCGAGCGCCGGTGATCACCGCCACCGGGCAGTACCTTGTCGTGGTAGAACAGCAGCGACTTGCCATCGCGCTCGAGTATCGCGTGATGGTTGGTGGAGATTTGCAGGAAATCGATCAGCACGCCGCGATACGTAAACGGCCCCAGCGGCGAAGCGCCGGTGGCATAGACGATTTGCCCGGGCCAGCCGGTCGAAAACGAGAAATAATACGTGCCGTTGTGCTGGTGCAGGAACGGCGCTTCGCCATAGCCGGTCTTGGCCGGGAAGTTGTTGACCGCGACGTTCTTGATGCCGCCCACGGTGGCCTTGAGGTCGGCCGACAATTGCACCACTTTCGGCACGCGGGTGCCGAAGTACAGGAACACGCGGCCATCGTTGTCGCGGAACACGGCCGGATCGATCGGCTCGTCGCCGGCGTTGGTATCGCGCGGCGTTTCCACCAGTGGTTTGCCGATCAGATCGGCGAACGGGCCGAGCGGGTTGTCGGCCACGGCGATGCCGATCTGCTTGCCGCCGACGGGCGCGAAGAAGTAATACTTGCCCTGGTGTTCGAACGCTTCCGGCGCCCAGGCCTTGGCGTCGGCGCTGGCCCATTTGAAGATA
This is a stretch of genomic DNA from Duganella zoogloeoides. It encodes these proteins:
- a CDS encoding family 43 glycosylhydrolase, producing the protein MNAVFAGLALSLAAAVAAPASAQTLLTNNFSADPSPHYFAGQYVVYATDDQNNSGKYWDSTSWRVLTSSNLANWKDHGPILPANIFKWASADAKAWAPEAFEHQGKYYFFAPVGGKQIGIAVADNPLGPFADLIGKPLVETPRDTNAGDEPIDPAVFRDNDGRVFLYFGTRVPKVVQLSADLKATVGGIKNVAVNNFPAKTGYGEAPFLHQHNGTYYFSFSTGWPGQIVYATGASPLGPFTYRGVLIDFLQISTNHHAILERDGKSLLFYHDKVLPGGGDHRRSILMTELAYGADGSMQIPAPKPLFRDPVFDGAADPSIIYDDAEKKWKMFYTNRRANVPGLSSVSWVHGTPIGVAESLDGRAWTYRGTVDFPKEIPNTGGTATYWAPAVLKHENTYHMYLTVVPGVFEDWKHPRAIVHLTSANLKQWKYESTLKLSSDRVIDAGVLRLKDGTWRMWYNNEPTGKSIYYADSKDLYGWTDKGTAQLPRDRGEAPLPFLWKGKYWLLTDLLGNEGLGAYRSDDAKTWSRQPHSLLDKPGKGADDQNGGHHPEVVISDDRAYLFYFVHPGVPDNKRSSMQVTELKLVDGWLTTDRDAPVYINLKP